A DNA window from Nitrospira sp. contains the following coding sequences:
- a CDS encoding scaffold protein (Evidence 2a : Function from experimental evidences in other organisms; PubMedId 10393315, 11994302, 15153099; Product type f : factor; MaGe:77307474), which yields MAYSDKVVDHFNNPRNMGSFKKDEDGVGTGMVGAPECGDVMKLQIKVQNDTIVDAKFKTFGCGSAIASSSLATEWLKGKTIEEAQKIKNTDIVQELNLPPVKIHCSVLAEDAIKAALADYQKKADSK from the coding sequence ATGGCATACAGCGACAAAGTCGTCGATCATTTCAATAATCCCCGGAACATGGGGAGCTTCAAGAAAGACGAAGACGGCGTGGGCACCGGCATGGTCGGCGCGCCCGAGTGCGGCGACGTCATGAAGCTCCAGATCAAGGTCCAGAACGATACGATTGTCGATGCCAAGTTCAAAACGTTTGGCTGCGGCTCCGCCATCGCCAGCTCCAGCCTGGCGACCGAATGGCTCAAGGGCAAGACCATCGAAGAAGCCCAGAAGATCAAGAACACCGACATCGTCCAGGAACTGAACCTGCCGCCGGTCAAGATCCACTGCTCGGTCCTGGCCGAAGACGCGATCAAGGCGGCATTGGCCGATTACCAGAAGAAAGCCGACTCCAAGTAA
- a CDS encoding Chaperone protein HscB (MaGe:77307476), whose translation MNGHTHSTSDRRELQMARSMCWHCQSEVSGEYFCDRCVKVQPVSKELDYFTCFGIPRRLSIDQQQLETKFYELSRAFHPDFYQNKSGAEQTISLGNSAMLNTAYRTLRDPIQRAEYLLDLEAGAVKEIRTTPPADLFEEILDLQDTLNEFRAGDKTSDEAATLRAALQSKRATLEQRQRDMEAQIQQLFVRWDALQDRGEATEQARAERDRILKEMRDILSNRTYVKNIVNDLVATIV comes from the coding sequence ATGAATGGCCACACGCACAGCACCAGCGACCGGCGCGAATTACAGATGGCCCGCAGCATGTGCTGGCACTGCCAGTCCGAAGTGTCGGGAGAATATTTCTGCGACCGGTGCGTAAAAGTCCAGCCGGTGTCGAAGGAGCTCGATTATTTTACCTGCTTCGGCATTCCCCGCCGCCTCTCCATCGATCAGCAGCAGTTAGAAACCAAGTTCTACGAATTGAGCCGGGCCTTTCATCCCGACTTCTATCAGAACAAGAGCGGCGCGGAACAGACCATCAGCCTCGGCAACTCGGCCATGCTGAACACCGCCTACCGCACGCTGCGTGATCCGATTCAGCGCGCCGAATATCTGCTCGACCTGGAAGCCGGCGCCGTGAAAGAGATCCGGACAACGCCGCCGGCCGACCTCTTCGAGGAAATTCTCGACCTGCAGGACACGCTCAATGAATTCCGCGCCGGCGACAAGACATCGGACGAGGCCGCCACGCTCCGCGCCGCGCTGCAATCCAAACGCGCCACGCTGGAACAGCGGCAGCGGGACATGGAAGCCCAGATTCAGCAGCTCTTCGTCCGGTGGGATGCGCTGCAAGACCGTGGCGAAGCGACCGAGCAGGCGCGCGCCGAACGCGACCGCATCCTGAAAGAGATGCGGGACATCCTGTCCAACCGCACCTACGTGAAGAATATCGTCAACGACCTCGTCGCCACCATCGTCTAA
- a CDS encoding Chaperone protein DnaK (MaGe:77307477): MSRIVGIDLGTTNSLVAYMDKGTPRVIAGRHERAMVPSVVALTDNGLIVGDPAKEHLTRNPERTVYSVKRFMGKGLADVQNELAYFPYTLTEKGGVIRIALGEKTYSPPQISAMILKELKLRAEAFLGESIAKAVITVPAYFNDSQRQATKDAGMIAGLEVLRIINEPTAASLAYGLQEKTQGTIAVYDLGGGTFDISILKLKNGIFEVLATNGDTHLGGDDFDRLIADLFLADIQQQFGLDLNAYPDHMQGLRLEAERAKIRLSDELTTTATLDLPEGKGRFTRELTRDHVEALCTALVERTLAPCRFALKDAGLSPNDIDEVVLVGGSTRMPLVRQRVQALFGKQPHCELNPDEVVALGAAVQADILSGGTTDMLLLDVTPLSLGIETMGGVMSSLIRRNTTIPAGAKEMFTTYVDGQTGVDIHILQGERELAKDNRSLARFRLKVPPLPAGVPRIEVTFLIDANGILNVMAKDMRTGDTQSIEVKPSYGLSDQEVERMIEDSFKFAADDVSARKLIEARLDAGALITTTEKSLADGGQLITAAEIDAIRNALAVLAAAKEGNDTRAIRARMADLEQAAKSLTVAMLDDSLKRGLQGKKVSEVT; this comes from the coding sequence ATGTCACGAATCGTCGGCATCGATCTCGGCACTACCAATTCCCTGGTCGCCTACATGGACAAGGGCACGCCCCGCGTGATCGCTGGCCGCCATGAACGGGCCATGGTCCCTTCCGTCGTCGCCTTGACCGACAACGGCCTCATCGTCGGCGATCCGGCCAAGGAACACCTGACGAGAAACCCCGAGCGCACCGTGTACTCCGTGAAACGGTTTATGGGCAAAGGCCTGGCCGATGTCCAAAACGAGCTCGCCTATTTCCCCTACACCCTGACCGAAAAGGGCGGCGTCATTCGGATCGCGCTCGGCGAGAAAACCTATTCGCCTCCGCAAATCTCGGCCATGATTCTCAAGGAACTGAAGCTCCGCGCGGAAGCGTTCCTCGGCGAGAGCATCGCCAAAGCCGTCATCACCGTCCCCGCCTATTTCAACGACAGTCAGCGGCAGGCCACCAAAGACGCTGGCATGATCGCGGGGCTGGAGGTCTTGCGCATCATCAACGAACCGACCGCCGCGTCGCTGGCCTATGGACTCCAAGAGAAAACGCAAGGCACGATCGCCGTCTACGACCTAGGCGGCGGCACCTTCGACATTTCCATACTCAAACTCAAGAACGGCATCTTTGAAGTCCTCGCGACCAACGGCGACACGCACCTGGGCGGCGACGATTTCGATCGATTGATCGCCGATCTGTTTCTCGCGGATATCCAGCAACAGTTCGGGCTTGATCTCAATGCCTACCCGGACCACATGCAGGGACTCCGGCTCGAAGCCGAGCGGGCGAAGATACGCCTCTCGGACGAGCTCACGACTACGGCGACGCTCGATCTGCCGGAAGGCAAGGGCCGGTTCACGCGGGAACTGACCCGCGATCACGTCGAGGCCCTCTGCACCGCCCTGGTGGAACGCACGCTTGCTCCTTGCCGTTTTGCGCTCAAGGACGCCGGGCTTTCGCCCAACGACATCGACGAAGTCGTGCTGGTCGGCGGCTCGACAAGGATGCCGCTGGTGCGCCAGCGTGTCCAAGCTCTCTTCGGCAAGCAACCGCACTGTGAACTGAATCCCGACGAAGTCGTCGCCCTCGGCGCGGCGGTACAGGCCGACATTCTGAGCGGCGGCACAACCGACATGCTGCTCCTGGACGTCACGCCCCTCTCGCTGGGCATTGAAACGATGGGCGGCGTCATGAGCAGCCTGATTCGCCGCAATACGACCATCCCCGCCGGTGCCAAGGAAATGTTCACCACCTATGTGGACGGACAGACCGGCGTGGACATTCATATTCTCCAGGGCGAGCGGGAACTGGCAAAAGACAACCGCAGCCTGGCCCGTTTCCGGCTGAAAGTCCCGCCCCTGCCGGCTGGAGTCCCGCGCATTGAAGTCACTTTCCTGATCGATGCCAACGGCATCTTGAATGTGATGGCGAAAGACATGCGAACGGGAGACACCCAGTCCATCGAAGTCAAACCGTCCTATGGACTGTCCGATCAGGAAGTCGAGCGGATGATCGAAGATTCGTTCAAGTTTGCCGCAGACGACGTCAGCGCGAGAAAATTGATTGAGGCCCGGCTCGACGCCGGAGCGCTGATCACCACAACGGAAAAATCTTTGGCAGACGGCGGGCAGCTGATCACCGCAGCGGAAATCGATGCCATTCGCAACGCCCTCGCCGTGCTGGCCGCCGCCAAGGAGGGGAACGACACCCGCGCAATTAGGGCGCGCATGGCCGATCTCGAACAGGCCGCAAAAAGCCTCACGGTGGCCATGCTGGACGATTCCCTCAAGCGAGGGCTGCAAGGCAAAAAAGTCTCCGAGGTGACATAA
- a CDS encoding Protein IscX (MaGe:77307478) — protein sequence MDLKWQNTEDIAIRLVEEHPDADPLTIRFTDMHAWIVALPDFKDDPKKSNEKILEAIQMAWHEEYQDSQA from the coding sequence ATGGATTTGAAGTGGCAGAATACGGAAGATATTGCGATTCGCCTGGTCGAAGAACATCCGGATGCGGACCCGCTGACCATCCGCTTTACAGATATGCACGCCTGGATCGTGGCTTTGCCGGACTTTAAGGACGACCCCAAAAAGTCGAACGAGAAGATCCTTGAAGCGATTCAGATGGCCTGGCACGAGGAATATCAAGACTCACAAGCCTAA